The genomic stretch TCCAGAAGAGACTAAAACTACTTCTTTTCCTAAGCTATTTAAAGAGACAAGATCACTTACTATGCTTTTTAAGTACGAGAAATTAAGTTCCCCAGTTGGAGAAGTTAAAATACTTGTCCCTACCTTAACAACTACCCTTTTTTTAAAAGGACTATGGATAGTACTCAAACTCCAGATCTCCTATTTTTACCAAATCTCCTTCCACCGCACCCATCTCTCGTAAAGTTATATCAAGGCCCATCTTTTCTACCAAAGGACTATGGATAGTACTCAAACTCCAGATCTC from bacterium encodes the following:
- a CDS encoding DUF1967 domain-containing protein, which produces MWSLSTIHSPLVEKMGLDITLREMGAVEGDLVKIGDLEFEYYP